One Papaver somniferum cultivar HN1 chromosome 10, ASM357369v1, whole genome shotgun sequence genomic window carries:
- the LOC113319494 gene encoding probable E3 ubiquitin-protein ligase HERC4, which yields MEERERIEQEEERKRRNNGKVWSWGAGTDGQLGTSKLQDEHLPQLIHSLNYVANTVSQLACGGAHVIALTGNDGKVFTWGRGTSGQLGHGDQTNCLNPKPVKFLETLIMSHVSAGWNHSGFVSDSGKVYTCGDGSFGQLGHGDYESHHLPVEVSYLGSKFVEQIACGMRHSLVLLKGQSGAQIYGFGSGKRGQLGVSIDRIKIVSNLPQAAKGLENVEIRNIYANGDHSAAVSADGHVYTWGRGFSGQSDAYRPEILSSPLKFFKVALGWNHALLLTDAKEVYMLGGKYHGMLSDPGKMSFELHPPIHEVSSQSSDGDGRVSILGKVPDLNETRVIDVATGSEHSAIVTENGEIMTWGWGEHGQLGLGNTCDQMNPQMVHLGDVVPSDNQTQLSVYCGSGFTFVVRLLSQT from the exons atggaagaaagagaaagaattgaacaggaagaagagagaaaaagaagaaataatggTAAAGTATGGAGTTGGGGAGCTGGTACAGATGGTCAATTAGGAACGTCAAAGCTCCAAGATGAACATCTCCCACAACTAATTCACTCTCTAAATTATGTAGCAAACACCGTTTCTCAACTTGCTTGTGGAGGTGCCCATGTTATTGCTTTGACAGGGAATGATGGAAAAGTTTTTACTTGGGGTAGAGGAACAAGTGGTCAATTAGGTCATGGAGACCAAACCAATTGCTTAAACCCTAAACCTGTTAAATTCTTGGAAACCCTTATTATGTCTCATGTTTCTGCTGGTTGGAATCATTCTGGGTTTGTTTCAG ATAGTGGTAAAGTTTATACTTGTGGAGATGGTTCATTTGGACAACTAGGGCATGGAGATTATGAGTCCCATCACTTACCTGTTGAAGTTTCGTATTTGGGTTCCAAATTTGTTGAACAGATTGCATGTGGGATGCGCCATTCGCTTGTCTTGCTCAAAG GTCAATCAGGAGCTCAAATTTATGGATTTGGTTCAGGAAAGCGTGGTCAATTGGGTGTTTCGATTGACCGTATTAAGATAGTGTCCAACCTTCCTCAAGCTGCTAAGGGACTTGAAAATGTTGAGATACGTAATATTTATGCCAACGGAGATCACAGTGCAGCAGTGAGTG CTGACGGACATGTCTACACTTGGGGCAGAGGGTTCAGTGGCCAATCTGATGCTTACCGTCCAGAGATTTTATCATCACCCTTGAAGTTTTTCAAAGTCGCTCTTGGATGGAATCATGCGTTACTGCTTACAG ATGCCAAGGAAGTGTATATGCTTGGTGGGAAATACCATGGAATGCTCAGTGATCCTGGGAAAATGAGCTTTGAGCTGCATCCCCCTATTCACGAAGTTTCTAGTCAAAGCTCAGATG GCGACGGAAGAGTGTCGATCCTCGGAAAAGTACCTGATCTTAATGAGACCAGGGTCATCGATGTTGCAACTGGATCTGAGCACTCTGCTATAGTTACAG AGAATGGAGAGATAATGACTTGGGGTTGGGGTGAACATGGGCAACTAGGTCTAGGGAACACCTGTGATCAAATGAACCCTCAAATGGTGCACCTAGGTGATGTGGTTCCTTCTGATAATCAAACCCAACTTAGTGTTTACTGTGGAAGTGGGTTTACTTTTGTCGTGCGTCTACTTTCTCAAACTTGA